One genomic region from Haloprofundus salinisoli encodes:
- the pepF gene encoding oligoendopeptidase F yields MSSVPERGDIEEEYKWDLESIYASDDDWDEAYEDVESRIDDIAAYEGRVTEDAETLYELLGLLESVMRDVSKVTSYASLRASEDTRNQEYQALSARAQSLAADAQSASSFVEPELQELDEDDVQAFVEQKPALSEYEQYFDDVLRAKPHTRSKEVEALLADLSEVMGAPSDFYSMLANADLTFPTVEDPDGDEIEISQGNFTKLQKHPNREFRKEVHERFYDEWEDVRNSVGSSLKNSVKADVKLAEARNYDTAREAALDGPNVPVEVYDNLLSTVRDNLDKLHRHADLKRQALDVDDLQMWDLYMSLTGEEGPEISYEQAKEYVVEAVAPLGEEYQQRMAEGLEDRWVDVYENRGKRAGAYSAGTYDTQPFIMMNYQDDITSMFTLAHELGHSMHSELAKDEQPWQYADYEIFVAEVASTVNETLLTHYLLENAEDDELRRHVLDEYLERFRSTLYRQTMFADFELQIHEAVEAGEPLTPDVFDQLYGNLKSEFYEPAEVDDRIAREWMRIPHFYYNYYVYQYSTGISAAVAVVERILDEGEDAAADYRKALAMGGSAYPMEVLETAGVDMTSPEPIEDALGVYGDYLDRVAELLDLD; encoded by the coding sequence ATGAGTTCGGTTCCCGAACGCGGCGACATCGAGGAGGAGTACAAGTGGGACCTGGAGAGCATCTACGCCTCCGACGACGACTGGGACGAAGCGTACGAGGACGTCGAGTCGCGCATCGACGACATCGCGGCCTACGAGGGTCGGGTAACCGAGGACGCCGAGACGCTGTACGAACTGCTCGGACTGCTGGAATCGGTGATGCGCGACGTCTCGAAGGTCACCTCCTACGCGAGCCTCCGCGCCAGCGAGGACACCCGGAATCAGGAGTACCAGGCGCTGTCGGCGCGCGCGCAGTCGCTGGCGGCGGACGCCCAGAGCGCCTCCAGTTTCGTCGAACCCGAACTGCAGGAACTCGACGAGGACGACGTGCAGGCGTTCGTCGAGCAGAAGCCGGCGCTGTCTGAGTACGAACAGTACTTCGACGACGTGCTCCGGGCGAAACCCCACACGCGCTCGAAAGAGGTCGAAGCACTGCTCGCGGACCTCTCTGAGGTGATGGGCGCGCCGAGCGACTTCTACTCGATGCTCGCCAACGCCGACCTGACGTTCCCGACGGTCGAAGACCCCGACGGCGACGAGATAGAGATCTCGCAGGGGAACTTCACGAAGCTCCAGAAGCACCCGAACCGCGAGTTCCGCAAGGAGGTCCATGAGCGGTTCTACGACGAGTGGGAGGACGTCCGAAACTCGGTCGGCAGCTCGCTGAAAAACAGCGTCAAAGCCGACGTGAAACTCGCGGAGGCGCGCAACTACGACACCGCCCGCGAGGCGGCGCTCGACGGCCCGAACGTCCCCGTCGAGGTGTACGACAACCTCCTGAGCACCGTCCGCGACAACCTCGACAAACTCCACCGCCACGCCGACCTGAAGCGGCAGGCGCTCGACGTCGACGACCTCCAGATGTGGGACCTCTACATGTCGCTGACGGGCGAGGAGGGCCCCGAAATCAGCTACGAGCAGGCCAAAGAGTACGTCGTCGAGGCCGTCGCGCCGCTCGGCGAGGAGTACCAACAGCGGATGGCCGAAGGCCTCGAAGATCGGTGGGTCGACGTGTACGAGAACCGCGGCAAGCGCGCCGGAGCGTACTCGGCGGGCACCTACGACACCCAGCCGTTCATCATGATGAACTACCAGGACGACATCACCTCGATGTTCACTCTCGCTCATGAACTCGGCCACTCGATGCACTCGGAGCTGGCGAAGGACGAACAGCCGTGGCAGTACGCCGACTACGAGATCTTCGTCGCCGAGGTGGCGAGCACGGTCAACGAGACGCTTCTGACCCACTACCTGCTCGAAAACGCCGAAGACGACGAACTCCGCCGCCACGTTCTCGACGAGTATCTCGAACGGTTCCGCTCGACGCTGTACCGCCAGACGATGTTCGCGGACTTCGAACTGCAGATTCACGAGGCGGTCGAAGCGGGCGAACCGCTCACCCCCGACGTGTTCGACCAGCTCTATGGCAATCTGAAATCCGAGTTCTACGAACCCGCCGAGGTCGACGACCGCATCGCCCGCGAGTGGATGCGCATCCCGCACTTCTACTACAATTACTACGTTTACCAGTACAGCACGGGCATCAGCGCCGCCGTCGCCGTCGTCGAGCGCATTCTCGACGAGGGTGAGGACGCCGCCGCCGACTACCGCAAGGCGCTCGCGATGGGCGGCAGCGCGTACCCGATGGAAGTGCTGGAGACGGCGGGCGTCGACATGACCTCTCCCGAGCCTATCGAGGACGCTCTCGGCGTCTACGGCGACTACCTCGACCGCGTCGCCGAGTTGCTCGATCTGGACTGA